GATGTGCCATATCCAAAACATGATATTATTTGTACTGGTGCCGTTAGCTATCGTACACTTCATGATCCCTTTCTGGTTTATGTTTGTTTTAGCACTCATAGGCTGGATCATTGTGATCATATATGCACCTGCTGCCACTAAAAAACAACCCATTAAAGCGTCTCGACGTCATGGACTAAAAGTGAAAGCAGTCATTGTTACAACGATAGTCCTCATCATTGCCCTTGTCGTTCCAGCACCATACCAACAATTAATATGTTTTGGCGTTGCACTACAAGCAAGCACATTACTACCTATATTTTTCCCTAAGGAGGCAAATTGATCATGAATATTTTAGATGCAATCATCAGTTTCTTCACGAATATCTTTAAAGCAATTGGTAATTTCGGATGGATTAATACTTGTACATGTTTCTTTGACGAACCAGAAATTCCACGTGAACTATTAGAACTCGATAAATAATATTATCCTAAACTAGAAAGTGTGTATAAAATTGGAAATGATTCGTATTGTCATCATAACAGTCGTTCAAGTTTTAGTTTTATTTTCAGTTACGCATTTAATTTTAATTGATAAACCAAAATACACACGAAGGGATTACCTCTCTATGCTGATAGGGATTGTAGTCCCTTCTACTGTTTTATTTATATTCTTTGGAAAAATAACCTTGTTTTATTTAATATTAAGTTTCTTTATATTCTTTTTTAAAAAGCAAAAAATGATTGGTATTATCAGTGTCATAATGGGCGCATTAATTCTCATACTCAGTGACTTCCTATCCTTATTATTGTACGAATATCTCACCACACATCATTATCCTATTTACCTTAGAGATGTATTGTATTTGGTGACATTTGTAGGTTGCGCTATTGTATTTGCGTTATTATTTCAATATCTCATGCGCTTTTTAAAGGTTTCATGGCTCTATGTGAATAAGCTATATCTTGTACTCCTTGCAGTCACTTTGACGGTGTTTTTCATTTTGATTGATCTCTCAACACCTGCCAAAGTCCGCTCGATAGAAGATATGAAAACGATCGCAGTAGTCATTATTGTTTATTTCATCACTTTCGCTATTCTCGTGATTATGATTTCAATTACCGCTTCAAGAGAATTAACGTATCGCCGTAACAAGCAAGAAATTGAAGATTATTATAAATATACGTTACAAATTGAAGAAATTAACAATCATATGCGCAAGTTTCGTCATGATTATATCAACATGTTATCGACGATGTCGGAGTATTTACGAGAGGATGATCTAGAAGGGCTTAAAGCTTATTATGAAAAGCATATTCACCCTATTAAAGATCACTTTGAACATAATGCGCTCAAGTTGAATGGGGTGGAAAAGCTAAAAGTCCGAGAAATTAAAGGCATGATGACGACTAAAATTATTGAAGCACAAGAACATCATATTAATATTAGTGTTGAAGTGGCAGATGAGATTACCGACATTAATATGCCTATTATCGACCTAAGTCGTGTGCTCGGTATTATTATGGATAATGCAATTGAAGCATCATTATCCGTAGAAGATCCTATGATTCAAATCGCATTTATTCAGACTGACGTTTCTGTACTTATTATCATTATGAACAAAGCACCAGAAAATCTTCCAAAGTTACATACATTGTTTAAAGAAGGATTCTCAACAAAAGGATCCAATCGTGGACTTGGATTATCAACTTTAAAAGAAATCACTGATAGCACAGACAATGTGTTACTTGATACGAAGATTGATAACCAATACTTTATACAAAAACTAGAGATTTTGAATGATATGCCATAGGAGGGTTCTATATGAAAATATTCATTTGCGAAGATGATCCGAAACAACGCGCGCGAATGGAAGAGATCATCAATACGTATATTATGATTGAGGAAAAGCCGATGGAAATTGCGCTTTCAACGGATGATCCTTATGAATTGATTAACGCCTCCAAGCATTCAACGGATGTTGGCTGTTACTTTTTAGATATTCAATTGGAATCAGATATCAATGGTATTAAAGTGGGTAGTGAGATTCGAAAGCATGATCCAATTGGCAATATCGTCTATGTAACGAGTCATAGCGAATTAACCTATTTAACATTTGTCTATAAAGTTGCAGCGATGGATTTTATTTTTAAGGACGATCCTGATCAGCTGAAGAAACGCGTTATCGATTGTTTAGAAACTGCACTGGATCGCCTTAATTTGCTCACTAAGGAAGAGACAGTTGAAACGATTGAATTGAAGCGTGGAAGTGGTTCAGAATATGTTCATTATGATGATGTCATGTTCTTTGAGTCTTCACCTAAATCACATCGTGTGATCGCCCACTTAGACAATCGACAAGTAGAGTTTTACGGCAAGCTTAAAGAATTATCACAAGTGGATCAACGATTCTTCCGCTGTCATAATAGTTTCGTACTAAACCGTCATAACATTTCTAACGTTGAACCGAAAGAACGGGTCGTCCACTTTAAAAATGGAGAATTTTGTTACGCATCTGTGCGTAATATTAAAAAAATCTAAGTTAAAAGACCTAAAGCCATTCAGGCTTTAGGTCTTTTATCATATATTATAATTCTTCTCGTGTTGGAAGACTTGATAAGGCACCATATTTTTGAACAACATGGCCGGCAACTTGATTTGCGAATGTTAAAATTTGTTCACCATGTGCTTGAAGCATCTCTATTGGTTTGTCTACAGATGTCATTAATTCTGCGATCACTGCACCGATAAATGCATCGCCCGCACCTGTTGTGTCTACCACTTCGATTGGGTTTGGACGTGATGTGAAAGTGGCACCATCTTTAAAGATAAGTGACGCACCTTCCCCACCTTGTGTGTAGATGACTGCTTCAACTTGCCCTTGGAATAATGATTGTAAGGCACGTTCCTCATCTTCAATTTGTGTAATAAATGTCAGCTCTTCATCTGAAATTTTTACGATATGTGCGCGCGGGATAAATGATTGAATCGTCTGTTGATAAGCTTGATGATCATCCCATAAAGGCAGACGAACATTTGGATCAAAAACAACGGTCGCACCAACATCATGTGCTTTTTCCAACAATGCTTCATGTGCATCTCTCATTGGACTTTCTACTAATGCGACAGAACAAAAATGAATCATATCTTCATCTTTTAAAGGAATGTCTGCAATATTGTCTGCTGAATATAACATATCTGCACTTGGTTTACGGTAAAATGAAAAATCTCGTTCTCCACTTGCTGTTAAGCTCACAAATGCCAATGCTGTATTAGCCTCTGAAGTACGTGAAATCCACTGTGTCCCAACATGTAACTCTTCTAGTGTTTTCACAATACGATCCCCAAATGCATCTTGCCCAAGTTGTGTAATCAATTGACTGTTTCCCGCTAACTTTTGTACTGCAGCAGCAACGTTACATGGCGCACCGCCGACTTGTGGCATAAAGCCATTCACATCTTTCAATAATTGATCGCGTTCAGTTGGAATAAAATCAATTAATGCTTCGCCAATTGCATAAAATGCTTTACTCATGTTGTTGTGCCTCCTCGATGTCATATTTTGTCATTTTCAAATAAACTTGTCCTGAATCTGTAGCTACTTTAATTTTATTTGCTTGTTTTTTCGGGAAAATACGTGATGTTAAGACACGTTCTCCTTCATTACAGAATACTTCAATACTGGATGTATCGACAAAAATACGTAACTGCTGTAGTGGTGTCTCTAATTGTGTGCGTCGTACTGTTCCTTCAACTGGTGATGGAAGGTGTCCACTTTCCGTACGATCTAGCATAATCATTTGTGATGCTGTTTCATAGCGAATCACGATGGCTTCTTGTTTATTGGCTCTTAAATGAAATTCAATGGCAGACGCATCATTATCTAATATTTCCACTACCAGTTCATAACGCTCTCCCTCATATGGGTGCAACTGTTTCAAGAATTTATTCGCATAGCCAAGTGCCGTTTCTCTATGACCACGTAATTTACGCAAGTGCATATGAGGTTTTTGTTTTAACTTCCCATCTTCAATCGTCAATGTTCTTGGTACAGTTAGGCAATGTGCCCAACCTTCCTCATCAGTTGGATAATCGGTATCTGGTAAGCCCATCCAGCCAATCATCACGCGACGGTCAACTTCATCTCTAAATGTTTGTGGCGCATAAAAATCAAAACCTTGATCCAACTCTACAAATTCACCATGTGTCATTTCAAGTGTTTCAAAATTTAATTCTCCAATGATGTAGCCACTTTGATAAATATTTTTATAACGATCGCCTTCTGGTTTAATCCCTTGAGGCGAAAATACCAATACATCTTTTCCATTGATTTGGAAATAGTCAGGGCATTCCCACATATATCCAAAGTCTGTTAACGACGTCTGAATCTCACCTTTAAATGACCAAGGCCCTTCTGGACAATCCGCTTCATAGAGCACTGCACAACCTGTTTCATTCTCACGTTGTGCACCCATCAATGCATAGAGCGTCCCTTCTTTTGTAAACACTTTAGGGTCTCTAAAATGTTGTGTATAGCCTTCTGGTGGCGCTGGAATTGCAGGTGGCAAGATTTTTTCCACGTGTCCCGCTTCAGTAACTTTTGCGACGATTTGGGCGCTTTCTCTCTCCCATGTCTCTGTACGATGGTTGCCTGTATACATATAATACAGTGCCCCTTCAAATTCAAAAGCACTGCCACTATAAACACCATGGCTATCATGCTTCGTATCTGGCTTTAATATTGTCGCATCATGACGATAATGTACAAGATCTGTACTCTTATACTGATCCCAATATTTCAAACCAT
This region of Staphylococcus sp. IVB6240 genomic DNA includes:
- a CDS encoding accessory gene regulator AgrB — translated: MQIIDNGIETLARKIQKHQNLDHIDFLKLRLGIQIVAINFFKAIVTYGLALLLNTVLYTLTVHVSYILVRRFSHGAHAKSSLMCHIQNMILFVLVPLAIVHFMIPFWFMFVLALIGWIIVIIYAPAATKKQPIKASRRHGLKVKAVIVTTIVLIIALVVPAPYQQLICFGVALQASTLLPIFFPKEAN
- a CDS encoding cyclic lactone autoinducer peptide; amino-acid sequence: MNILDAIISFFTNIFKAIGNFGWINTCTCFFDEPEIPRELLELDK
- a CDS encoding GHKL domain-containing protein, whose amino-acid sequence is MKTIAVVIIVYFITFAILVIMISITASRELTYRRNKQEIEDYYKYTLQIEEINNHMRKFRHDYINMLSTMSEYLREDDLEGLKAYYEKHIHPIKDHFEHNALKLNGVEKLKVREIKGMMTTKIIEAQEHHINISVEVADEITDINMPIIDLSRVLGIIMDNAIEASLSVEDPMIQIAFIQTDVSVLIIIMNKAPENLPKLHTLFKEGFSTKGSNRGLGLSTLKEITDSTDNVLLDTKIDNQYFIQKLEILNDMP
- a CDS encoding LytTR family DNA-binding domain-containing protein, whose amino-acid sequence is MKIFICEDDPKQRARMEEIINTYIMIEEKPMEIALSTDDPYELINASKHSTDVGCYFLDIQLESDINGIKVGSEIRKHDPIGNIVYVTSHSELTYLTFVYKVAAMDFIFKDDPDQLKKRVIDCLETALDRLNLLTKEETVETIELKRGSGSEYVHYDDVMFFESSPKSHRVIAHLDNRQVEFYGKLKELSQVDQRFFRCHNSFVLNRHNISNVEPKERVVHFKNGEFCYASVRNIKKI
- a CDS encoding carbohydrate kinase: MSKAFYAIGEALIDFIPTERDQLLKDVNGFMPQVGGAPCNVAAAVQKLAGNSQLITQLGQDAFGDRIVKTLEELHVGTQWISRTSEANTALAFVSLTASGERDFSFYRKPSADMLYSADNIADIPLKDEDMIHFCSVALVESPMRDAHEALLEKAHDVGATVVFDPNVRLPLWDDHQAYQQTIQSFIPRAHIVKISDEELTFITQIEDEERALQSLFQGQVEAVIYTQGGEGASLIFKDGATFTSRPNPIEVVDTTGAGDAFIGAVIAELMTSVDKPIEMLQAHGEQILTFANQVAGHVVQKYGALSSLPTREEL
- a CDS encoding sucrose-6-phosphate hydrolase — its product is MKEWTREARYRKVEDATTEELETLKESVQKSQYRQTFHIQPSTGLLNDPNGLIYFNGEYHMSHQWFPLGPVHGLKYWDQYKSTDLVHYRHDATILKPDTKHDSHGVYSGSAFEFEGALYYMYTGNHRTETWERESAQIVAKVTEAGHVEKILPPAIPAPPEGYTQHFRDPKVFTKEGTLYALMGAQRENETGCAVLYEADCPEGPWSFKGEIQTSLTDFGYMWECPDYFQINGKDVLVFSPQGIKPEGDRYKNIYQSGYIIGELNFETLEMTHGEFVELDQGFDFYAPQTFRDEVDRRVMIGWMGLPDTDYPTDEEGWAHCLTVPRTLTIEDGKLKQKPHMHLRKLRGHRETALGYANKFLKQLHPYEGERYELVVEILDNDASAIEFHLRANKQEAIVIRYETASQMIMLDRTESGHLPSPVEGTVRRTQLETPLQQLRIFVDTSSIEVFCNEGERVLTSRIFPKKQANKIKVATDSGQVYLKMTKYDIEEAQQHE